Within Pseudomonas paeninsulae, the genomic segment CGACCTTGGCTACCTGGCCCTGCACCAGATGCGCGTGCTCGACCGCGATGGCAACCCGCTCGACCCGACCAAGGTTGATTGGCAGCACCCTGGGGCGATCATCCTGCGCCAGGATGCCGGCCCGAAAAATCCCCTGGGGCAACTGGTCATCCGCTTCGCCAACCCGTTCTCCGTGTACCTGCACGACACCCCTAGCCAGCACCTTTTCAGCAAATCGCCGCGCGCCTTCAGTTCTGGCTGCGTGCGCATCGAAGGCATCGTCGAGCTGCTCGACACCCTGCTGCCAGCCGATGACTGCGCCGAGATCGCACGCCTGCTGGCCAGCGGCAACACCAAGGAATTTCCACTGCGCGAGCGCCTGCCGATCGTCCTGGCCTACTGGACCGCCGAGGTCGATGCCGACGGCGAGCTGATCTTGCGCAACGACCTCTACGCCCGGGATCAAAGCGTGCTCGCCGCCCTGCAGCGCAACACATACTGATTCACTCGCCTGCCCTGGCTCGGGGCAAAAACGCCGCTAATTGGCTTACAATCGGCCGCTACCCTACAAGCACCCCGCAAGGAAATACGCCTCATGGAAATCGGCAGCGTGATCTTTCTCTTCGTCGGCCTGGCCTTCGCCGTGGTCCTTATGGGCTTCAAAGTGGTGCCCCAGGGCTCTCAGTGGACGGTCGAGCGCTTTGGCCGCTACACCAACACCCTGACCCCGGGCCTGAACATCATCGTGCCGGTAATGGACCGCATCGGCCACAAGCTCAGCGTCATGGAAACCGTGCTGGATATTCCCCCGCAGGAAGTGATCACCTACGACAACGCCACAGTGCAGATCGATGCGGTGTGCTTCTTCCAGGTGATCAACGCCGCTCAGGCCGCCTACGAGGTGAACAACCTCATCCATGCCATCCGCAACCTGCTGCAAACCAATATCCGTACCGTACTCGGCTCCATGGAGCTGGATGCCATGCTCAGCCAGCGCGATGCGATCAACGAGAAACTGTTGCGCACCGTGGATGAGGCGACTGCGCCCTGGGGCATCAAGATCACCCGCATCGAAATCAAGGACATCAGCCCGCCGGCCGACCTGATGGCCGCCATGTCCGGGCAGATGAAGGCCGAACGGATCAAGCGTGCGCAAATTCTCGAAGCCGAAGGCCTGCGCGCCGCCGCCATTCTCACCGCCGAAGGCAAGAAGCA encodes:
- a CDS encoding SPFH domain-containing protein; this encodes MEIGSVIFLFVGLAFAVVLMGFKVVPQGSQWTVERFGRYTNTLTPGLNIIVPVMDRIGHKLSVMETVLDIPPQEVITYDNATVQIDAVCFFQVINAAQAAYEVNNLIHAIRNLLQTNIRTVLGSMELDAMLSQRDAINEKLLRTVDEATAPWGIKITRIEIKDISPPADLMAAMSGQMKAERIKRAQILEAEGLRAAAILTAEGKKQAQILEAEGERAAAFLEAEARERAAGAEAEATRVVSVAIADGNVQAINYFVAQKYIDALGKLASANNSKVILMPLEASQVIGAVSGIGEIVKATFGDNKQG